The Platichthys flesus chromosome 17, fPlaFle2.1, whole genome shotgun sequence DNA window TTTCCATGGAACACGACCAGTTACCACATGgtaattgtttgtcattgttttgtgaTTCCAATGTAGAAATATGAGCAAATCAACAATGTACAGAAAGTAGGTAGCAGCTTCAGGTCTTCTGTATGCAGTGCATTTGTACAATCCtcacagaatcagaatcagaatggaAGGTAAGAAAAAGGTAGAATGGTAAGATCTGCGTCGAAGCCTCGGACAGTTCGTCTCACCTTGGAGAACTTTGGCCTCTTGCTGCGGTCGATGGTGTTCGAGGTGCCCTCTCCCTCTGCGTACTGATCCTTAAgatctgtggagacacacccacacaaaaaaacaaaacaacaaacaaaaagggaaatacaGGTTTAAAATTAATTCACAGGAAAATACAGTGGAGTCAGACTTCCGGTTATGGAAGCTTAGGAAGCAGACGCATGGTGCCGTGCTCCGCTTACTAGCTTACTGACATTGGCCTTCTGCCGACTTTTCACCAAGTCAGCTCAACGATAACCGTGCTCTAATAAGTGGAAACACTGAAAACGAGACCATGCCACCGAAAAAGAACGACGGAAACAAAGATGAGAAGAACAAGCAAGTGCCGTCAATGAGTGCTAGCAGCGGCGGCGGGCTAGCTGACCAGCCTCCACAGAACGCGCCTCAGTGGTTCATCTCTGAAATGGAGAAAGGAATAAATAGGATCGAGTCCATGATTGAGGGACGTTTAAACAGGCTTTCTGAAACAATGGAAAAGATCGTCAATGACAACGAAGCTATTGGACACCGAGTAAAGAGCATCGAGGGGAAGCAATGTGAGTTTGAAGACGCGCTAGCCGCCATGCAGTGTGAGTTGGATGACTACAAAAAAACTACGGACGGTGAACTGAGTGACCTGAGGGAACAACTGGATGACCAAGAGAACCGAGCCCGTAGGAAGAACCTGAGGCTGGTCGGCTTTCCAGAAGGAGTGGAGGGGAAGGACACGGTAGCATTTATACGAGAATGGCTACCCAAGATGCTTGACTTAGAAGGGGAAATTTTTGAAGTGGAGCGTGCTCACAGGTCTCTGCTACAACGCCCAACAGACGGCGCCAGACCCCGCGCCATTGTGATCCGGCTGCTCCGCTTCTCTGACACGGTCAAGATCACCGAGGCAGCCCGAAACAAACGTTCGCTACAATATGGCAACTCGGCCATAATGATATTCAGAGATATGTCAACAGCCCTGTACAAGAAGAGGAAAGCCTTTGCACCTCTGAAAAAGAAactcaaagaaaagaacatcaCCTTCAGGCTGCTGCATCCAACCACTTTCATAATGGATCTGGAGGGGGGACGGCGCACCTTCACAACGCCACAGGCTGCTGAAAATTATCTGAAGAGATACCACCCAGATGTGCTGCCATAAATCTAACTTACTACAAGGTAAACTGGATTACGCATCTTGACCCTGTTCCGTGATCTACAAAGACTTATATCAGCGGCAGATGGACAGGACTGACTTCCGGTGGCCGAAGAAACTTATTTCCCCAGCTGGTGCAATTTTACCGCCCAACAGTGCTTGAATGACACGGACCTGTTTGGCCAGAGGATTTTTGTTCTTGCTCCGACGCGGTGTCGGTGTTCTCTGGAGAAACTGCATGTCTGCCGTTGGCATCGTTTTGGACTTGTAACCTGGCTGTCACTCTCCTTCTGGACACTGTTCAAACTTGTTCATCTTTATCGCGGACCCCAGAGGTGAGTAGGTTACTAGGGgggtgcatttgtgttttaaactaTGTTTGAAGCACAAATGCAGACATGGTCTTACTTGTGTATATTGACGTTGTTTTGGGTAATTGTTATTACATACATTGTTCCCTCACCTTAAATAGGCTAGTTGTAGTTTTCTGGTGTGAACTTGGCTTAATGGCTAATAGATTACTTGATTTTTAAGGAGGTTAGGCACCATTCAATGACGCAGCAATATAGGTTTCAGCTGCGTTAAGAAAGCGTCAGGAAGATTAGGGGTTCAGCACTTCCTCAGTTGGGGAGGGAGTGGGGCAAGAGgggtgttttcttgttttttgtttttttttgttgttttttttctgtttagtctatttttgttttttttttccttctacaTTCTTACTCTGTACACAAGACATAGAAATGTATCCATTAGATAAAACAATAGCCTGGATTTATTGCCTGTTTCTGGACATTACGTCACCTCATAGGAGAAATAGATATCTAGGGGGGGAAAATGACAGCGGTAGCTTTTAAGTTTTTGACATGGAATACTAATGGCATCAATGATTTGTCAAAACGCAGAAAGGTACTTAACTTTCTTAAGAATCATAAAATAGATATAGCTCTTCTACAGGAGACTCATCTAACCGATGCTGAGCATGCTAGACTAACACGCCAATGGCAAGGGCCGACCTTCTACTCCTCCTTCACATCCCAATCCCGAGGTGTCGCCACGCTGATAGGTAAAAATGTCCCTCTACAAGTAGATAAtgttgaaaaagacaaacagggcAGATACTTGATACTTAAAGGCTCCCTATCAGGTGAACCCATCACGTTAGTTAATATATATGGCCCAAATTACGACTGTCCTCAATTTTtccaaagtttatttttcacactAACTTGTCATGCTAGTGAACTTTTCATAGGTGGTGATATGAATTTAGTCCTGGATCCATCCAAAGATcgatcatcctctaaccccaaAACTCTGTCTCAAGCAGCGAAAACTCTCAAAAAAGAAATGGCTGATTTCAAACTTGTAGATGTCTGGAGAGATAAACACAAGTCAATACGTGAGTATTCCTTCTACTCACATGCTCATAAAAGCTACTCTAGAATTGATATTTTTCTTACTCATGCTGACAGATTTCACCTTATATCCTCATGTGAATATCTAGCTATGACTCACTCGGACCATGCTCCTCTCATGCTCCAGATGGCCCAAAAGAACTCTACTAGTAATTTTAGAATTTGGCGATTCCCCACACACCTACTTAACGATGTAGATTATGTTAAACTTATTAGTGATAGAATGGACAGTTTTATTAGCATTAATAAAGGGACTGCCTCGCCAACAGCTGTTTGGGAATCCTTAAAAGCTTATGTGAGAGGTGAGACTATAAGCTATacatcatggaaaaaaaaacaatacatgctgaaaaccaaaacagtTGAATCAGAGATTAGGAATCTTGAAAGGGAACACTCTCAGACTCATAGTGATACGACTTTAGATCTTTTAAACATCAAGAGGACTGAATATAATCTGCTAACCACTAGGGTGATCGAGAATGCTATGGCTAGAACGAAACAACAATATTACGAACATGGCGATAAAAGTGGTAAATTATTAGCCTGGCAGATCCGAAAAGAAGAAAACTCTAGATGCATCCCCTCAGTCAAGACCAGGGATGGTGCCACAATAGTCCATGATCCCAAATGtattaatgacatttttaagGACTTCTATGTTGACTTGTATTCCTCTCAGGGGGTCGATACTCATAAACTGATTGGCTTCTTAGAGGGGCTGGACGCTCCGGGGTTGGGGATGGGGACACGGGAGAGCCTAGAGGCAGATATTACTAAACAGGAGGTTTTGAATGCAATTGGTAAACTTTCGGCAGGAAAATCTCCAGGGCCAGATGGGTTCTCTATGGACTTCTATAAAGCATTTGCATCTAATTTAATAACACCGCTAATGGATATGTTCAAACACTCACTTGAAATACATCAACTACCTAAAACTCTAGAACAGGCTCTGATTATTGTCCTGCTGAAACCTGGTAAGGACCCAAAACTCTGTGGTTCCTATAGGCCCATAGCTCTTCTCTCATCAGAATATAAGGTATTCACCAAGGTCATAGCTACCAGGCTGGAGAAAGTGATACCCGACCTCATATATAAAGATCAGACTGGCTTCATTCAGAATCGCTTTTCCTCTGACAACATTCGTAGGTTCCTCAATGTAATTTGCTGCGCCAAAAACATCAACACGCCGGCCGTTGCTCTTTCATTAGATGCTGAAAAGGCATTTGATCGTTTAGAATGGCCCTATCTCTTTGCAGTTTTAGAAAAAATGAATTTTGGTCCAAATTTGatacaaatgataaaaatacTCTATCTTAATCCATCAGCAATGATTCGAACAAATGCTGACATCTCATCACTTTTTACCCTGTCACGCGGCACTCGCCAGGGCTGCCCCctgtcccctctcctcttctcattgGCAGTCGAGCCCCTCGCAGTTGCTATTAGAACGCATCCTGTAATAGAAGGTGTTATGGTCGAAGACAAAAAGCACGTAATTTCGCTTTATGCCGACGACATTATGCTGTATTTGACTAATTTGGAGACGTCGCTACCTGCCCTCTGCACCCTGTTAGAGGAATATAGCTGCATATCGGGGTACaggataaacaaacagaaaagtgtgaTGATGCCTCTTAACCCAGCTGCTCAGGGATTATCAAGAGGAGACATTTCCTTTCATTGGGACCCCTGTAAAATTTGCTACCTTGGTCTGCAAATATCCAACCAGCTACATCAGATTTACTCTCTCAACTATGAATCCCTGTTTAAAAAAGTTGAAGCAGACCTAGACAGATGGAGGTCTCTTCCCATATCCCTAATTGGAAgaataaattgtattaaaatgaatattttacccAAATTTCTTTACTTGTTTCAAGCACTGCCAACACCAATTCCgaaatttttctttaaaaacctggACAGACTGATATCTAGATTTCTGTGGAATGGTAAAACTCCCAGAGTCAAGCTCAAAACACTCTGTCGGCCCCCTGAACAGGGAGGGCTAAATTTACCAGATTTTCGGCTATACTATTTAGCTGCTCAATCCCGAGCTATCTGGACTTGGATTAAAGATTTAGAACACCCTCCAGCTTGGAAACAGATTGAACAGTCTCATACAGCGGAAGCTTTGTGTAGCATTCCATTTATTAACTCTTATCACAAGCAAAAACCTGTATCCTCAAATCCAATGATAAAATTTACATCACAAATCTGGGATGAAATTAGAGCAAAGTCCCATAGTGTTCGCACACTGTATGGCTCTACTCCATTTCATTTTAACCCAGCCTTACCTGGGGCTTTGAGAGATGGTATTACTAGAGAGTGGTATAGCAGAGGTATATGCACCTTTGGACACTTATATGAGCACAATAATTTGAGATCCTTTGAGCAACTGAAGCTCTCTTTTGGGCTCCCCTCTGctcatttttataaatacttACAAGTCCGGGATTTCATTAGGGTACAGCAAGGTGGGAAACTTACCCCCTTAGAGGACTCTGAGATAGACAGTATGATGCGAGACAAGCATAACTCTAAAGGCTTTTTATCCTATGCTTACAACAGACTAATGAGCCTGTCAGAAAATACAGCTTTGAAGGTAAAACTTAAGTGGGAAACAGACATTGATTATGCCTTTGAGGACTCTGAATGGAAGAAGATTTGTAGTAGCTCTCAATCATTCTCCTATAACAGCCGACACAAATTATTACAGTTTAATCTTATACACAGGGTTTACTTGACTCCTCATCGTCTCCATAAGATAAGTAGTAACTACTCTGAATTCTGCCCTAGGTGTAAGACTGAAATAGGATCCCTTCTTCACATGTTCTGGACGTGTGATTGTTTGGAGCAGTACTGGAGCTCTATCTTTGACATTGTTAAAAGAATTGTAGGGGTGGAAATCCCGGCCAATCCACGGCTGACACTATTGGGGGACCTGTTGATTTTACCAATTAATATGAGAGTCAACACTCGTTTTATCAGATTAGCCCTGATTGCAGCTAATAAATGCATAGCTATCAACTGGAAAAGTGAGGACCCCCCTGGTGTTTCCTTGTGGCTTAAAGAGCTCTCATCATATTTACCATCAGAAAAGATTTTATGTGGTCTCAGGGGGAGGCCATCAGTTTTTGATAAGTGTTGGGGAGGATTTGTGGCATTCCTACACAGTGGAGCTGCTCCTGGGCGTGACACGGGTGGTCAATATTGAGATAGGACTGGATACACTGAATGGGactgttgttatgttgttacattgtgtgtgatctggattttgttatggtttatttttgtttatttatttaatgtattttttttttttaaatttatttattttttaatttattttatctttttttgttttgatttgtcagtATTATCTTCgctgatgttgttgttattttattttatttgttatttattttttttatttttttatttattttttgttgctgtggttaTTGCTGTTGTCCTTTTTCGTTCCACTCTGGCccatggggtgggggtggggggggggggggcagggattTGATGCCCTGtatcactgttgtttgtttgaaaaattgaaataaataaattgttcaaaaaaaaaaatacagtggaGTCAAACGGCTGTGAAAGTGGCATGCTGCAttacaagatgaaatattatagCTCAGCTAGCAGatgggagggagtgagggggcTCCCATGTCTGCTGTTGGTTACTATAGCATCTCTGCAGTCTATAGGGACAGGAGGTctacagcctggcttcctgagTCACTATAGCTGTGCCGATGTGATTCTAAGCCTTAAAGAGGATTTAGACTGCAGGACTGACCTGGCTGTCTCTTGGCCCTGGAATACACTACACGCTGAAGGTTtctctgaaaaaaaatgaacagaacCACAATGACTTCAAACCTGAACCAGACAGATTATATAGTGTTAAACAGATTTCTTTGATCTTTATCTTGGACAGAGCAGAGAATTTAGGAGCATAAATGGGTTTTATCAAACAGTGCTAGATACATTTTAGCATAAACagaggaatcagtcagtcacagaGGAATATTCTAATGACTGGGGACACACTGAGGAATTCATTAAAGATCAATAGTTATCAATTCTTCCTcgattatttaatattcattaaaaatatatttaatgaatatatattcattaaacAGAATATGACCAGAATATCCAGTATGGTGTTCCTGGTCATCAATAAGATAGgtaaaataaatctctgtggtaaaaccCAACTTGGAACCTACTGcaaattattatcactgacctaaacagaagtgaaacaaaaccctAACGAATGGAAACCACGGTAGATTTAGAATAACgcatatggaccaaatagaagagcgtttggcagaagagatccgaaactATGACCACTTGTacaacccgtcactgactggcggatttgtccaacagaaaaaggctacgaggagccgcagtggcgatgtaaataaacagtcgacgaagaagaaagaaggtgtCTCTGAGGTCGTCTTCGAAAAACACgctactccgcctagtgttctggcggggaattgctttgtaacacGCGCAAGCCTCGGGGAACCAAAAACCAAAAAGAGTCCATCGATGCAACTACGTGGCCAGCCGCTTTTGCACTCGCAGCACTAAAATTCGGCCTTTAGCCTTTAGCGTGTGATCACTGCTCATTTCATCGAGGCTACTCATTCTCATCTCCTCCCTTAGAAAGCGCTGAAGTCGTTCTTTGAGGCGGACATGGACCGAATATTCGAGGATGAAGATCTCCCAGAGAGAGACTCCTGTCCTGACACCcggaagaaggaagaagaaaaaggtgcAGAGCCATGGTAAACCCACTCATTCTGACATGTATCTCTCTGCACACCTAGTTCCACCATCTTTAGCACACAATTACTTCCCTGAATGtctctttaaatatatatataagtgtaggaattaacaataaaaaagtaattctatagtttgatttttttcagtAATGACTTTGATTCTGTTGCTAATTTGCAGATCATGTCTCGTAAATGTTGGAAAACAAAAATGACAGACGACTGAACTggctttttataattattatgtttatctaataaaaaaaaagaaccaaagGAGGAAAACGTGACGTTATATTCCCTAATTTGGTTGTGATTTATATTCTGTCTTCtattctgtctgtcttttgttaaaatgtatttaaatatatatcagcATATGCCCgtatgtaaagaaaaaaaaaagcccacattttgtaaattaaaaccTGTTGTCGAACACACTGTGGAAATAACGCTCTCTGACCAAGGACAGCCCAGCCTCCTCACTCAAACCGTCCGAGGAAGATAACGGTAAACTGTCGGTGATCTCCTGGAACGTGGACGGACTTGACACAGACAACATTGAGGAGCGCGCCAGAGGCCTGTGTTCCTTCTTAGCCTTGTGAGCCTGTGTTTCTTCACTCTTACACTTACTTGGCATCAACTGATATTCAAATTGTTTGAAGGTGTGGCAGTTAAGCGTTCTTATGTAAACCGTGTTCATATCAAAGGTCAGCTGCAGAGCCGTAGCCCTGGAGATGCAATGTATGACTCAGTGATACATAATCGAGGCAGATAGGTAAAGTGaatcttcttttcatgcagatACACTCCTGATGTGGTTCTCCTACAGGAGCTCATTCCTCCCTACGTCCAGTACTTGAAGAAACGGGCCGTCAGCTACCTGATCATTGAAGGTACATTATTTTCAATGAGGCAGAAACCATGTCTCAGATATGTAGTGCAGGATTCTGTTAAAGTTTCTACATACCCATCATCAACCACACGCCTTTATACTGGGGTAAAAAACATGAGATAATCTGCGGATAAAACTTGATCATTTAAGTTGCCCTTTCTCTTCCCTTGTGCTGACCAGGTGGTGAAGAAGGTTACTTTACTGGTATGATGCTGAAGAGGTCAAGAGTCAAACTGGTGGAGAGCGAGACAGTAACTTACCCCACCACGCGGATGATGAGGAATCTGCTTTTAGCTCAAGTACGTGCTCAGTCATCCAAACactacaaataattaaattctgTTTAcctcaaattgtttttttaaaacatatttttccttgAAAATCAGGTGGATTTCAAAGGCCAGAAGCTGTGTCTGATGACGTCTCACTTTGAGAGCTGTAAGGCCCACTCAGCGGAGCggatgaagcagctgcaggtggtGATGCAGAGGATGAGGGAGGCGCCCGAAGATGTCACCGTCCTGTTTGGAGGGGACACAAACCTGAGGGACCCAGAGGTAAGTCATCTGTCTCTCCAGTCACATGCAATCGCCTTTATTTCCTTCTTTAATAATCCTTGTCCTCGGCTTCATCTCAGGTGGCCAAGGTGGGCCTGCCCTctagtgtgtgtgatgtgtgggaACAACTGGGCAAGCAGGAGCACTGCCGCTACACGTGGGACACCAaagccaacaacaacaaggctGCTCCCTATGTCAGCCGATGCCGCTTCGACCGGGTTTACTTCCGCCCAGCAACAAAGGATGGAGTCCCACGTCTTGCCCCCGACCACATGGCCCTGGTGGGCCTGGAGAAGCTGGACTGTGGACGCTTCATTAGTGATCACTGGGGAATCTACTGCAGCTTATCTGCTGGGTagaaaattacacaaattgCTAAAACATGCAATGTCCAGTGTTGTATATTCAGCTCTAACATGGTTATATACAATGATGGCATGTTATTGTCGTAAATTCAGCTACAGGAACATTCAAACATGGTCAAATGTGTTATTCCAGGTGTTAGGGTCATTTGTCCCCCTCCTTGGAATGATCTCTGACCTATGGTACAGTATCTGGCCTGCTAAGGGAGGAGAAAAGATTTAGCGGTTGATTTCAACTTGAAGTTACTAAAAACATGTCCAAATTTAGGCATTGACCCTATGTGCTACGTCATTTTATCTATAGATCTGTTGTAAACAACTCCTCTTTAAAAGGTGTGATGTCTCCGAGTCTCTagagctcgtcctgacctgtgaaacttctgtgtaataaattctgttatgctgcaagttctgggtccgcgtctcctctcttcaaacaccgaCTTCGACAAGACACTGCGGCTTGAAAGATACGACACCAGTTTGTTTGTTAAAGTGCAAAGCTTTTCCTCTGGATTTAAAACACACGATCAGTTTCTCCTTTAATTTTCTCGGCTGTGCTCCAACCACAAGGTCAGCTAGAAGGCTACCTCCAGTAAGACTAATGCCCCATCTTTCCATGTCAAAGAGAGGAAATCCATGATCCACCCGTTTATCCAAATCCACGACAAAATGAAGTGTAGTGGAGCGTTTGTTCACATCTCACGATCTTCATCAACAGTTGCAGCTAGCCCATTCATGTTCAGGCTTCCATTCACCTTAGGGCCTTGATAGGTTCGGTCCTGAAAATGATTATTCATGTGAGATTGTTGTTGTTACAACTCGTCAAAT harbors:
- the LOC133972487 gene encoding tyrosyl-DNA phosphodiesterase 2-like, giving the protein MDRIFEDEDLPERDSCPDTRKKEEEKGAEPCPASSLKPSEEDNGKLSVISWNVDGLDTDNIEERARGLCSFLALYTPDVVLLQELIPPYVQYLKKRAVSYLIIEGGEEGYFTGMMLKRSRVKLVESETVTYPTTRMMRNLLLAQVDFKGQKLCLMTSHFESCKAHSAERMKQLQVVMQRMREAPEDVTVLFGGDTNLRDPEVAKVGLPSSVCDVWEQLGKQEHCRYTWDTKANNNKAAPYVSRCRFDRVYFRPATKDGVPRLAPDHMALVGLEKLDCGRFISDHWGIYCSLSAG